One Pullulanibacillus sp. KACC 23026 DNA segment encodes these proteins:
- a CDS encoding substrate-binding domain-containing protein — MKKKITMQDIADHLNISKNSVSQALSGKDGVSEETRQLVQKVANELGYAYPSKKPGKAQSQNIALIASDFTISLKGFFGEIYLSIEKELQKRGMHLFIKSIDQQSIDHLKLPSLFDLQEIDGVIIMSHLSREYIQKVMDTGLPTVLIDHHDPHLKVDSILTNNRFGAYLAVEHLIQLNHRDIAFVGNTKFSPSYYERLEGYKLGLNTYGIEIKEEFIFDSVEETDTATESLISNLKKQPTAWFCVNDGFGYLISSHLQLKNIKVPDDASVCSYDNGQLSRIATPKITTMGIDLEYYGQIAVEQLLWRMENINKPYQELLLPSTLIKRQSTSTAPIK, encoded by the coding sequence ATGAAAAAGAAAATTACGATGCAGGATATTGCGGATCATTTAAATATTTCGAAGAACTCGGTCTCACAGGCGCTTTCCGGAAAGGATGGCGTTAGCGAGGAGACAAGGCAACTGGTTCAAAAAGTGGCAAATGAGTTAGGCTATGCTTATCCAAGTAAGAAACCTGGGAAAGCACAATCACAGAATATCGCTTTAATTGCTTCTGACTTCACCATCTCATTAAAAGGCTTTTTTGGGGAAATCTATTTAAGCATCGAAAAAGAACTTCAAAAACGAGGCATGCATTTATTCATAAAGTCAATTGACCAACAATCTATTGACCATTTAAAACTTCCTTCCTTGTTTGATTTACAAGAGATCGATGGTGTCATAATTATGTCCCACCTAAGCCGAGAGTACATTCAAAAAGTGATGGACACCGGTCTTCCAACTGTTCTCATCGATCACCACGATCCTCATCTTAAAGTCGATTCAATTCTAACTAATAATCGATTTGGCGCCTATTTAGCTGTAGAACATCTTATTCAGTTAAACCATCGTGACATTGCCTTCGTCGGAAATACCAAATTTTCACCGAGCTATTATGAACGATTAGAGGGATATAAGTTAGGTTTAAATACTTATGGGATTGAAATTAAAGAGGAATTTATCTTTGATTCCGTTGAAGAAACGGATACAGCCACAGAATCACTAATAAGCAATCTTAAAAAGCAACCAACCGCTTGGTTTTGTGTAAATGATGGTTTTGGGTATTTAATCAGTTCCCATCTCCAATTAAAAAATATAAAAGTTCCTGATGACGCTTCTGTATGTAGTTATGATAATGGCCAACTTTCTAGAATAGCTACACCAAAAATTACGACTATGGGAATTGATCTAGAGTACTATGGTCAAATAGCCGTGGAACAACTTTTATGGAGAATGGAAAATATCAACAAACCTTATCAAGAATTACTCCTACCATCTACATTGATTAAAAGACAATCAACTTCAACCGCCCCAATAAAGTAA
- a CDS encoding extracellular solute-binding protein encodes MRKFAPIVMVVLMLSIILSGCSTGNSASTGNSSSQTSSSKNGKVTITFWAAPNPTQVTYWKDMAKKFMAANPNIVVNVSPMKESPTSEASIQAAIAGGNAPTASENISRSFAAQLAQSKAIVPLDQMNGYNKIISERHMNNTIQGWKFTDGHQYVLPVYSNAMLFAWRIDILKKLGFNQPPKTYSQVLDLADKLKAKYPNKFLWASNTLVDPTAYQRWFDFFMLYDAASNGNSFISGNSFVADDKAGTQVLDLMSQLQKKNALLTSQSKNPFETGLGVFESLGPWSFSTWDSNFPSMQLNKTYALSTPPVPDNYNSSTVKTFADTKGIAIYSSAPKPEQQAALKFISWVFSNPENDLELLKTTSLPPARDDLESNSTFKSYFEAHPEMKPYAAEIPYAVPSIDNANYNNLQTLIGNDAFIPVVKGQTTPQNGWDKMKSDIKGALN; translated from the coding sequence ATGAGAAAATTCGCACCAATTGTCATGGTTGTCTTGATGCTATCGATAATACTCTCGGGTTGTTCAACCGGAAATAGTGCTTCCACAGGTAATAGTTCTTCTCAAACATCAAGTTCCAAGAACGGTAAAGTAACTATAACCTTCTGGGCAGCACCAAATCCAACTCAGGTAACTTATTGGAAAGATATGGCCAAAAAGTTTATGGCAGCAAATCCAAACATTGTTGTTAATGTAAGCCCTATGAAAGAAAGTCCAACTTCTGAAGCGAGTATTCAAGCTGCGATCGCTGGCGGAAATGCGCCAACTGCTTCTGAAAATATTTCACGTAGTTTTGCGGCTCAACTTGCTCAAAGTAAGGCCATTGTACCATTAGACCAAATGAATGGATATAACAAAATAATTAGTGAAAGACACATGAATAATACAATTCAAGGTTGGAAATTCACTGATGGTCATCAATATGTCCTACCAGTCTATTCGAATGCTATGTTATTTGCATGGCGAATCGATATTCTCAAGAAATTAGGGTTTAACCAACCACCAAAGACCTATAGTCAAGTTCTTGATTTGGCGGATAAATTAAAAGCTAAATACCCAAATAAATTTTTGTGGGCTTCGAATACGCTTGTAGATCCTACAGCTTATCAAAGATGGTTTGACTTCTTTATGTTGTATGATGCGGCATCAAACGGAAATTCTTTTATAAGCGGTAATAGTTTCGTAGCTGACGATAAAGCGGGCACTCAAGTTCTAGATTTGATGAGTCAGCTTCAAAAGAAAAATGCCTTACTTACTAGTCAGTCTAAAAATCCGTTTGAAACGGGTTTGGGCGTCTTTGAATCTCTTGGACCATGGTCATTTTCTACTTGGGATTCTAATTTTCCAAGTATGCAGTTGAATAAAACGTATGCCTTAAGCACACCTCCAGTTCCTGATAATTACAATTCTAGCACTGTGAAAACATTTGCGGATACAAAAGGAATCGCGATTTATTCTTCCGCTCCAAAACCAGAACAGCAAGCAGCGCTCAAATTTATTAGCTGGGTCTTCTCAAACCCAGAAAATGACCTGGAGTTGTTGAAAACAACGAGTTTACCTCCAGCAAGAGATGATTTAGAGTCAAATTCAACATTTAAGTCCTATTTTGAAGCACACCCTGAGATGAAACCATATGCAGCAGAAATTCCATACGCTGTCCCTTCAATAGATAATGCCAATTATAATAATTTGCAGACACTTATTGGAAATGATGCCTTCATTCCTGTCGTGAAAGGACAAACAACACCTCAAAATGGTTGGGACAAAATGAAGAGCGATATCAAGGGGGCCTTGAATTAA
- a CDS encoding sugar ABC transporter permease: MQGKGQGRLGWLFASPYLLYSILFFAIPLVWSLFLSITNWNLIAPTFNFVGFTNYINALKSAGVHSAFFVTFKFLIVFVPLVLVMSLIVAFVVNSLPRFKGLFLVGFFLPYLASGVVSSLIVKGLLSYNSPINSMLRNDLGLNINWLGTPFSALVVVAVIIAWKFTGYYALILTSGFESVGKEVYEAATVDGVNAWQRFWKITFPLLYPALYTVVILAVGVTFGIFTEVYQLTGGGPDNATNTWQMEIFTQAFTNLQAGYASAIAIIASVVTFISIYIIRKVVELWGKRNGWV; this comes from the coding sequence ATGCAAGGTAAAGGGCAAGGAAGGTTGGGCTGGCTATTTGCCAGTCCTTACCTTTTATATTCAATCCTATTTTTTGCCATACCATTAGTTTGGTCATTATTCTTATCCATAACAAATTGGAATTTGATTGCTCCTACATTTAATTTTGTTGGGTTTACCAATTATATAAATGCTTTAAAAAGTGCCGGCGTTCATTCTGCCTTTTTTGTTACTTTTAAATTTTTAATTGTATTTGTTCCACTGGTTTTGGTGATGTCCTTAATTGTCGCTTTTGTTGTCAATTCATTACCAAGATTTAAAGGACTGTTTTTAGTCGGATTTTTTCTCCCTTATTTGGCTTCAGGGGTTGTTTCGTCCCTTATTGTAAAAGGGTTACTTTCTTACAATAGCCCAATTAATTCAATGCTTAGAAATGATTTAGGTTTGAATATCAACTGGTTAGGGACACCTTTTTCTGCACTGGTTGTGGTAGCTGTTATTATCGCTTGGAAATTTACGGGCTATTACGCTTTAATTCTTACCTCAGGATTTGAGAGTGTTGGCAAAGAGGTATACGAGGCGGCTACCGTAGATGGGGTCAATGCTTGGCAACGTTTTTGGAAAATCACTTTTCCACTTCTTTACCCCGCTTTATATACAGTTGTGATTTTAGCTGTTGGAGTTACGTTTGGGATTTTCACTGAGGTGTATCAGTTAACTGGTGGGGGACCGGATAATGCGACTAATACATGGCAAATGGAGATTTTTACTCAGGCTTTTACAAACTTACAGGCAGGCTATGCCTCTGCGATTGCCATTATTGCCTCGGTTGTAACCTTTATTTCAATTTATATTATTAGAAAAGTCGTAGAACTGTGGGGGAAACGTAATGGTTGGGTCTAA
- a CDS encoding carbohydrate ABC transporter permease, producing the protein MVGSKQRGVPIRYLIATILLVVMVFPYIYMVLSSFAVWDQVDQKLIPTHYTLKSYEWLLSGGQGVTPMPWIHSFFNSLIVTAASTFLMMLFGVMVAYALSKMQFKGRKTIDNIILFQMFFPALILLIPTFLVVEKMGLFNSYLGMILPKAVSLWAIFMYTNFFKAIPDTYIEAAQLDGASTWKIIFKIVLPMSKSITTVIFLFLFMERWTELLWDMIITNGDKMQTLNVLLSQMFGPYGQYPGPMYAAGVLLTFPIIIIFLIFSKQFKEGMQFTLK; encoded by the coding sequence ATGGTTGGGTCTAAACAAAGAGGCGTACCAATTCGATATTTGATAGCGACGATCCTATTGGTTGTTATGGTCTTTCCTTACATTTATATGGTTTTAAGTTCATTTGCAGTTTGGGATCAAGTTGACCAAAAACTCATTCCGACGCATTACACTTTAAAGTCTTATGAATGGTTACTTAGTGGAGGCCAAGGTGTGACGCCAATGCCATGGATCCATTCCTTTTTTAACAGTTTAATTGTTACAGCTGCTTCTACCTTCTTAATGATGCTTTTTGGTGTCATGGTGGCTTATGCCTTATCCAAGATGCAATTTAAAGGAAGAAAGACGATCGATAATATCATCTTATTTCAAATGTTCTTTCCAGCTTTAATTTTACTGATTCCTACCTTTTTAGTTGTTGAAAAAATGGGGTTATTTAACTCCTATTTAGGGATGATTTTGCCTAAAGCAGTAAGTCTATGGGCTATCTTCATGTATACGAACTTTTTTAAAGCGATACCGGATACTTATATTGAAGCGGCTCAGTTGGATGGCGCATCAACGTGGAAAATTATCTTTAAAATCGTTTTACCAATGTCAAAATCTATTACAACAGTTATTTTTCTTTTTCTCTTTATGGAAAGATGGACAGAACTTCTATGGGATATGATCATTACAAATGGTGATAAGATGCAGACGCTAAATGTCTTGTTATCTCAGATGTTCGGTCCATATGGACAATATCCTGGGCCGATGTATGCAGCCGGTGTCCTATTAACTTTCCCTATAATTATAATCTTTCTTATTTTCTCTAAGCAATTTAAGGAAGGAATGCAATTTACTCTTAAATAA
- a CDS encoding alpha-glucosidase, translating to MEQNWWKQAVFYEVYIPSFCDGNGDGIGDFKGLTSKLDYLKELGINGIWLTPFYKSPKVDNGYDIADYYQIDQDYGSMADFEYFVQMANERQIKVIADLVLNHTSSEHAWFQESKQSKNNTKRDWYIWRDPVVQGPPNNWESFFGGTAWEYDEATDQYYYHAFAKEQVDLNWANPDVKNAMFDVMKFWLDKGIDGFRLDVINFLTVNRDFKNNPYKNNTDEQIHLFDKDQEGILDLVKEISQFVHSYPSKFLVGEVGSEDLNVLKDYCGPGKLDVVFNFNLGSLPKFDAESIFLQLKQMEQIYTNQQIPTLFFSSHDMSRHISRFSNGDRQDEEERAKLIAGLMLSAKGVPFIYYGDEIGMRDLIIEDPSTLKDVQGKIAYEFLIKSGHSREVALEEANKKGRDKSRSPMQWDQSSFAGFSTAEPWIHLPNNFHLNTVENLIHEPFSILCFYRQLIKLRNENDVMRLGSYTRLEYKNHLIYFIREYNNERVLGIFNFGGMSQFLDLKELYKHSWKLLISNKRSSLENQSEIVVLPNEVIIASLLED from the coding sequence TTGGAACAGAATTGGTGGAAACAGGCAGTGTTTTATGAAGTCTATATTCCAAGCTTTTGTGACGGCAATGGGGATGGCATTGGTGATTTTAAAGGATTAACTTCTAAGCTTGATTACTTAAAAGAACTTGGCATTAATGGTATCTGGTTAACCCCATTTTATAAGTCGCCAAAAGTGGATAATGGGTATGATATTGCTGATTATTATCAAATTGACCAAGATTATGGGTCAATGGCGGATTTTGAATATTTTGTACAGATGGCCAATGAACGTCAAATCAAAGTGATTGCAGACCTTGTATTGAATCACACATCATCTGAGCATGCCTGGTTCCAAGAATCCAAACAGTCAAAAAATAATACTAAACGTGATTGGTACATTTGGAGAGATCCTGTTGTTCAAGGCCCTCCAAACAATTGGGAATCGTTTTTTGGAGGGACAGCCTGGGAGTATGATGAAGCAACCGACCAGTATTACTACCACGCCTTTGCAAAAGAACAAGTTGACCTGAATTGGGCAAACCCTGACGTCAAAAACGCAATGTTTGATGTCATGAAATTTTGGTTGGACAAAGGAATAGATGGGTTTCGTTTAGATGTCATTAACTTCTTAACGGTTAATCGTGATTTTAAAAATAATCCTTATAAAAACAATACGGATGAACAAATCCATCTATTCGATAAAGATCAGGAGGGCATTCTAGACCTTGTTAAAGAGATCTCTCAATTTGTCCATAGTTATCCTAGTAAGTTTCTTGTTGGCGAAGTGGGCTCAGAGGATTTGAATGTCTTGAAAGATTATTGTGGTCCTGGAAAATTAGATGTCGTCTTTAATTTCAATTTAGGGAGTCTCCCTAAATTTGATGCGGAATCGATTTTCTTGCAACTTAAGCAAATGGAACAGATCTATACTAATCAGCAGATTCCAACCTTGTTCTTTTCTAGTCATGATATGTCACGACATATTTCAAGATTCAGTAACGGTGATCGACAGGATGAGGAGGAACGGGCAAAACTTATAGCTGGACTAATGCTATCCGCTAAAGGTGTTCCATTTATTTACTATGGGGATGAGATTGGAATGAGGGATCTCATAATAGAAGATCCTTCAACACTAAAGGATGTTCAAGGAAAAATAGCCTATGAGTTTCTCATAAAATCGGGACATTCAAGAGAGGTTGCTTTAGAAGAAGCTAATAAAAAGGGAAGAGATAAATCTCGTTCGCCTATGCAGTGGGATCAGTCATCTTTCGCAGGCTTTTCGACTGCTGAACCTTGGATTCATCTCCCTAATAATTTCCATCTTAATACAGTTGAAAATCTAATACATGAACCTTTCTCTATATTGTGTTTTTATAGGCAACTAATAAAGTTGCGAAATGAGAATGACGTTATGCGACTAGGTTCTTATACACGATTAGAATACAAGAATCACCTGATCTATTTTATTAGAGAATACAATAATGAACGTGTATTGGGCATCTTTAATTTTGGGGGAATGAGCCAGTTTTTAGATTTGAAGGAACTCTACAAACACTCTTGGAAGCTATTAATTTCTAATAAAAGAAGCAGTCTGGAAAACCAATCAGAAATAGTCGTTCTACCCAATGAAGTTATAATAGCTTCTTTACTGGAGGATTAA
- a CDS encoding DUF1861 family protein: protein MEANHIKTCDELLKDYLSNNEFPQNPEKLVFAGVGDRDVYNITAPFEDDGEIVIAGRVESRDSEQSEVYFFINQSNVWVPKSNAPVLPLQDPFVTKIAGQLIIGGVQTFPHSSIEGALGWRTVFYKGDNLTGLKEFAKGPDGMKDLRLIQLSDGTIGVFTRPQGDKGGRGKIGFTRLASLDDLTIDAINNAPLLDNQFTDEEWGGANELHLLKNGSVGVLGHIACFDDEGNRHYYPMTFVLDPETGRHTPLRLLTTRSHFLPGEAKRMDLIDVVFSGGLIRKADGNAEFYAGISDAEAQKITVKDPFLKFEV from the coding sequence ATGGAAGCCAATCATATCAAAACGTGTGACGAACTACTTAAAGATTACTTGAGTAATAATGAATTTCCTCAGAACCCTGAAAAACTTGTATTTGCAGGTGTAGGAGATCGGGATGTCTACAACATTACTGCCCCGTTCGAAGACGATGGGGAGATCGTGATAGCTGGTCGTGTTGAATCACGAGATAGTGAACAATCCGAGGTCTATTTTTTTATCAATCAATCAAATGTATGGGTACCAAAATCTAATGCGCCGGTTTTACCATTACAAGATCCTTTTGTGACAAAGATTGCAGGACAACTAATTATAGGAGGCGTTCAAACCTTTCCGCACTCATCTATAGAAGGTGCACTTGGCTGGAGAACGGTCTTTTATAAAGGAGACAACTTAACTGGCCTGAAAGAATTTGCCAAAGGGCCTGATGGGATGAAGGATCTTCGCCTTATTCAATTAAGTGATGGGACAATAGGTGTTTTCACAAGACCTCAAGGTGATAAAGGTGGTCGAGGGAAAATCGGTTTTACACGTTTGGCTTCTCTTGATGATCTAACCATTGATGCCATTAATAATGCGCCTCTTTTAGACAATCAATTTACAGATGAGGAATGGGGTGGAGCCAATGAGCTTCATCTACTTAAAAATGGAAGCGTTGGGGTTCTTGGCCATATTGCTTGTTTTGATGATGAAGGCAATCGGCATTATTATCCAATGACGTTTGTTTTGGACCCTGAAACGGGAAGACATACTCCACTCCGGTTACTTACTACTCGAAGCCATTTTCTTCCGGGGGAAGCAAAACGTATGGACCTCATTGATGTTGTTTTTAGTGGAGGATTAATTAGAAAAGCCGACGGTAACGCTGAATTTTACGCTGGCATTAGCGATGCCGAAGCTCAAAAAATCACTGTCAAAGATCCGTTTTTGAAATTTGAAGTTTAA
- a CDS encoding glycoside hydrolase family 130 protein, translating into MHVYRYEENPVVAPKDVTPHRSDFEVIGAFNAGVAKFKDEIIMVLRIAERPISVDPNIVKAPIYNPTRNELEIFDFRLDDTDYDFSDPRVIRKKGDASGFTYLTSLSYLRIARSQDGHHFEIDDKPFVYPSNELETFGVEDPRVTQIGDTYYVYFSAVSPVGVGESLVSTKDFKSHEHHGMIFAPENKDVLIFPEKVNGKYYAIHRPVPKSIGRPEMWIAESTNLKHWGNHKFLLGLRQDEWDNARMGGGAVPIKTDKGWLELYHGASHDHRYCMGAVLLDLNDPTKVIARSNHPILEPEADYEVEGFFGNVVFSCGAIVEGDVVKMYYGVADTSMACAELSLSEILESLIYI; encoded by the coding sequence ATGCATGTATATAGATATGAGGAAAACCCTGTAGTGGCACCAAAGGACGTCACCCCACATAGAAGTGATTTTGAAGTGATCGGTGCATTCAATGCCGGGGTAGCTAAATTTAAAGATGAGATCATTATGGTTCTCCGTATTGCGGAGCGGCCTATCAGTGTTGATCCGAATATTGTAAAGGCTCCGATCTATAATCCAACACGAAATGAATTAGAAATTTTTGATTTCCGCTTAGACGACACAGACTATGATTTCTCGGATCCTCGTGTCATTCGTAAAAAAGGAGATGCTTCAGGCTTTACTTATTTAACTTCTCTATCTTATTTAAGAATTGCCAGAAGTCAAGACGGGCACCATTTTGAAATTGATGATAAGCCTTTTGTTTATCCATCAAATGAATTAGAGACTTTTGGGGTTGAAGACCCACGAGTGACACAAATTGGGGATACTTATTATGTTTACTTTAGTGCCGTTTCTCCTGTTGGTGTTGGTGAATCATTAGTTTCAACCAAAGATTTTAAATCTCATGAACACCATGGCATGATATTTGCTCCTGAGAATAAAGACGTATTAATATTCCCGGAAAAAGTGAACGGAAAATATTATGCCATTCATCGCCCTGTCCCAAAAAGTATTGGACGACCTGAAATGTGGATTGCTGAATCGACGAACCTAAAACATTGGGGAAATCACAAGTTCCTATTAGGACTTCGTCAAGATGAGTGGGACAACGCTCGTATGGGAGGAGGAGCCGTGCCAATTAAGACTGATAAAGGTTGGTTGGAGCTTTATCATGGTGCGTCTCATGACCATAGATATTGTATGGGAGCTGTCTTACTTGATTTGAATGATCCAACTAAGGTGATTGCCCGGTCTAATCATCCCATTCTAGAACCAGAGGCAGATTATGAAGTGGAAGGCTTCTTTGGAAATGTGGTCTTTTCTTGTGGAGCAATTGTTGAAGGGGATGTTGTCAAAATGTATTACGGTGTGGCGGATACCTCAATGGCTTGCGCAGAATTAAGCTTGTCAGAGATTCTTGAATCTCTTATTTATATTTAA
- a CDS encoding glycoside hydrolase family 2 protein gives MELNGNWKLQFFDVGAERDLEIASPEYIDYFWMRAQVPGEVHSTLLKHRLIEDPFYGHNDLKCRWVEEKVWWYRTTFEWKDKFEKSERLELIFEGLDTYATVYLNGVELGSTENMFISHTFDVTRELRKGKNVLAVKFDPIDFKVKDKTQYYWSGFSKQRIWTRKAQSHFGWDWGPRLVSAGIWKNVLLQKRKCGKIDSVFAHTLEVSEDQAIVKVEIDTCLWNKNISYYVDVKLVNGEDVITTTTGIINGKAQVNLTIQNPKLWWTHDLGEPNLYNLHVTLLADSQIVDKQTEQVGIRTTEVKLINDRGQHCFTFVLNGVEIFAKGSNWIPIDSFIASTPDERYVHLIKMAKVANMNMLRVWGGGIYEKDIFYKECNQQGILVWQDFMFACALYPDYNKNFMDNVQKEIVSVVKRLRNHPCLSIWCGNNENDWLYEALYSSGEITDPFYGEKIYHELMPELLEELDPTRLYWPSSPYGGNDHNSREQGDTHNWQVWHGNIEPRTFGEPQQVDYSVEGVSFKKFKQDTTAFASEFGMHASSNLFTLKSNIPEDQFYWGSEELAYRNKDVHHPKGILLMEGYTGIPENLDQYLKFSMLTQAEGLKFGIEHYRRNKSQTSGALIWQLNDCWPGTSWSLIDYYQLPKASYHYARKFFSPILYTLDYHPSGVIDLWGINDQLEEWQDELTFIVSDFYGKTYFSQKYPITINSNSTTKVASFNEKDILQGLDPTCAVIVIRGKSNQVEDNFYYFRDQKDIQLPKPNLQVHINKEEQSLTFTSKALTRMVTIEMEIEQLILEDNFFDLLPGEEKTIQIKQLENKKLPWETLSVSTYNDL, from the coding sequence ATGGAACTTAATGGAAATTGGAAGTTGCAATTTTTTGATGTGGGGGCAGAAAGGGACCTTGAAATTGCCTCACCAGAGTATATTGATTATTTCTGGATGAGAGCGCAAGTTCCTGGGGAAGTTCACTCCACACTTTTGAAACATCGCCTTATAGAGGATCCTTTTTATGGCCATAACGATTTGAAATGCCGATGGGTAGAAGAAAAGGTTTGGTGGTACAGAACGACATTTGAGTGGAAGGACAAATTTGAAAAGAGTGAACGTCTTGAGTTGATATTTGAGGGACTAGATACGTATGCAACGGTCTATCTTAACGGTGTTGAGCTTGGGTCAACTGAAAATATGTTTATTAGTCATACTTTTGATGTAACGAGAGAATTAAGAAAAGGTAAAAATGTACTGGCCGTAAAATTTGATCCAATCGATTTTAAGGTGAAAGACAAAACCCAATATTACTGGTCTGGATTTAGTAAGCAGCGGATTTGGACTCGAAAGGCCCAAAGTCATTTTGGTTGGGATTGGGGTCCGCGTCTCGTGAGTGCAGGGATATGGAAAAACGTCTTACTTCAAAAAAGAAAATGTGGAAAAATAGATTCAGTTTTTGCTCACACACTGGAAGTTTCAGAAGATCAAGCTATTGTGAAAGTGGAAATTGATACGTGCCTTTGGAATAAAAATATAAGCTATTATGTCGATGTAAAGTTAGTAAATGGCGAGGATGTTATTACGACAACTACCGGAATTATCAATGGAAAAGCACAAGTTAATCTTACTATCCAGAATCCAAAGCTTTGGTGGACTCATGATTTAGGAGAGCCGAACCTATATAACCTTCATGTTACTTTATTAGCGGACTCTCAAATTGTTGATAAGCAAACCGAACAAGTAGGAATTAGAACAACGGAGGTTAAACTTATTAATGATCGGGGGCAGCACTGTTTTACTTTTGTACTAAATGGAGTAGAAATTTTTGCCAAGGGTTCCAATTGGATTCCAATTGATAGTTTTATAGCGTCGACTCCCGATGAAAGGTACGTTCATTTGATAAAGATGGCGAAAGTGGCTAATATGAACATGCTTCGTGTTTGGGGAGGAGGAATTTACGAAAAGGATATTTTTTATAAAGAATGTAATCAGCAGGGGATCTTAGTCTGGCAGGATTTTATGTTCGCCTGTGCCCTATATCCAGACTATAATAAAAACTTCATGGATAATGTTCAAAAAGAAATTGTTAGTGTGGTCAAACGCTTGCGAAATCATCCCTGCCTTTCTATTTGGTGTGGAAATAATGAGAATGATTGGTTATACGAAGCTCTTTATTCCTCGGGTGAAATTACGGATCCTTTTTATGGAGAAAAAATATACCATGAGCTAATGCCAGAACTTCTAGAGGAGTTAGACCCCACAAGGCTATACTGGCCGAGTTCTCCATACGGAGGGAATGATCATAACTCTCGTGAACAAGGGGATACTCACAATTGGCAAGTTTGGCATGGCAATATAGAGCCTAGAACCTTTGGAGAGCCGCAGCAAGTCGATTATAGCGTGGAAGGGGTTTCTTTTAAAAAGTTTAAGCAGGATACTACGGCATTTGCGAGTGAATTTGGAATGCATGCCTCTTCCAATTTATTTACTCTGAAAAGTAATATTCCGGAAGATCAGTTTTATTGGGGAAGCGAAGAATTAGCCTATCGCAATAAAGATGTTCATCATCCGAAAGGGATCTTATTGATGGAGGGTTATACAGGTATTCCAGAAAATTTGGATCAGTATCTTAAATTCTCAATGTTAACGCAAGCGGAAGGACTAAAGTTCGGAATTGAACATTATCGTCGGAATAAATCTCAAACGAGTGGCGCACTTATTTGGCAATTAAATGATTGCTGGCCGGGAACCAGTTGGTCATTGATTGATTATTATCAGCTTCCTAAAGCGTCCTATCATTATGCTAGAAAGTTTTTCAGTCCCATTTTGTACACATTAGACTATCATCCAAGTGGCGTAATAGACCTATGGGGAATAAATGATCAATTAGAAGAATGGCAGGATGAATTGACGTTTATTGTTTCTGATTTTTATGGTAAGACCTACTTTAGTCAAAAGTACCCTATTACCATTAATTCAAATAGTACAACTAAAGTGGCTAGTTTTAATGAAAAAGATATTCTACAAGGCCTAGATCCGACTTGTGCGGTGATCGTCATTCGTGGGAAATCCAATCAAGTTGAAGATAATTTCTATTACTTTCGGGACCAAAAAGACATTCAATTACCAAAACCGAATCTACAGGTTCATATAAATAAGGAAGAACAATCATTGACCTTTACCTCAAAAGCCTTAACTCGAATGGTAACCATTGAAATGGAGATTGAGCAACTTATTCTAGAAGATAACTTCTTTGATTTATTGCCAGGTGAGGAAAAAACAATACAAATTAAGCAGCTTGAGAATAAAAAACTACCATGGGAAACACTTTCTGTTTCAACATATAATGATTTGTGA